In Shouchella patagoniensis, the following are encoded in one genomic region:
- a CDS encoding aldo/keto reductase, translated as MKSIPLASIDQPVSALIMGSDYFSPDNQEKVNQVLEHYITVGGNTIDTAYIYNGGQSEKAIGNWLDAGNRGRINVWTKGGHPNKNGHTINREELTEQLKISLDRLKTDQADLYALHRDDPTVPIGAILEWLNEFVENGQIAAFGGSNWSVERLEEANDYAARNGLKGFSFSSPNLSLAKAQDPYWPGCISLDQQSIAWHTKTNVPVFSWSSQARGFFTGRFTREDKSNDDLVRVFYNDQNWKRYDRATELAKQKGVSTIEIALAYVVNQPFPTAAIIGPQNQTEMESCARGAAIELTQAELNWLDLNK; from the coding sequence ATGAAATCGATACCACTTGCTAGTATAGACCAACCGGTTTCGGCCTTAATTATGGGATCTGACTATTTTTCACCAGATAATCAGGAAAAAGTAAATCAAGTGTTGGAACATTATATAACAGTTGGTGGAAATACAATTGATACAGCTTATATTTATAATGGTGGCCAAAGTGAAAAGGCAATTGGAAATTGGTTAGATGCTGGCAATAGAGGCCGTATCAATGTATGGACAAAGGGTGGTCACCCGAATAAAAATGGTCATACGATTAACCGTGAAGAATTAACTGAACAATTAAAAATAAGTTTAGATCGTCTAAAAACCGATCAAGCAGATTTATATGCTTTGCATCGTGATGATCCAACTGTTCCAATTGGTGCAATTCTTGAGTGGCTTAATGAATTTGTAGAAAACGGACAAATCGCCGCCTTTGGGGGCTCCAATTGGTCTGTCGAACGATTGGAGGAAGCGAATGACTATGCTGCAAGAAATGGATTGAAAGGGTTTTCTTTTTCTAGTCCAAACCTCAGTCTTGCTAAAGCACAAGATCCTTATTGGCCTGGTTGTATTAGTTTAGATCAACAATCAATAGCATGGCATACGAAAACGAATGTACCGGTGTTTTCATGGTCTTCACAAGCGAGAGGTTTTTTTACTGGACGATTTACTAGAGAAGATAAGAGCAACGACGATCTTGTTCGTGTTTTTTATAACGATCAGAACTGGAAGCGTTATGATCGTGCTACAGAGCTTGCGAAACAAAAAGGTGTATCAACAATTGAGATTGCTCTTGCGTACGTAGTTAATCAGCCTTTCCCAACGGCAGCCATTATTGGACCACAAAATCAAACAGAGATGGAGTCATGTGCAAGAGGAGCAGCGATTGAATTAACTCAAGCAGAACTTAATTGGTTGGATTTAAACAAATAA
- a CDS encoding Gfo/Idh/MocA family protein: MTKKLQWGILGTATIAKKSVIPGINESNTGEIKAVASRTLEKAQEMAREAGVKEAYGSYEELLQDEDVDAVYIPLPNHLHKEWVIKAAKAGKHVLCEKPIALNESEAKEMQQTCANHGVVLAEAFMYRYQARYAHIKRTIESGGIGEIRGIRAVFSFNNSEDMSNFRMKRANGGGGLYDIGVYPLSLARMIYEEEPEAVTVHGFAPASHDHVDMVAAGLVEFSGGKFLTFDCGMWAAFRNEAEILGTDGRIVIPNAFTGGLEGYELITGNGSETIEVKDVNHYALQADSFAQAVWKEKSLLFGADDAVANMKVLDACLISQENRKRIELGGER; encoded by the coding sequence ATGACAAAAAAACTGCAATGGGGCATTTTAGGGACAGCGACAATCGCTAAAAAATCAGTCATTCCAGGCATCAACGAATCAAATACTGGAGAAATCAAAGCGGTGGCAAGCAGGACGCTTGAAAAAGCACAAGAAATGGCAAGAGAAGCTGGAGTGAAAGAAGCTTACGGCTCTTATGAGGAATTGTTGCAAGACGAAGATGTTGATGCGGTTTACATTCCTTTGCCAAATCATCTTCATAAAGAGTGGGTCATCAAGGCTGCCAAAGCTGGCAAACACGTATTATGTGAAAAACCGATCGCTCTAAATGAAAGCGAAGCGAAAGAAATGCAGCAAACTTGCGCAAATCACGGTGTTGTACTTGCAGAGGCGTTTATGTATCGTTACCAAGCGCGCTATGCCCATATAAAAAGAACAATTGAATCAGGGGGAATTGGTGAAATACGTGGGATCCGAGCTGTTTTCTCGTTTAATAATAGTGAAGATATGAGCAATTTTCGGATGAAGCGAGCAAATGGTGGAGGAGGGCTTTATGACATCGGTGTATATCCATTAAGTTTGGCGCGTATGATCTATGAAGAAGAACCAGAAGCGGTTACGGTCCATGGATTTGCACCAGCTTCCCACGACCACGTTGATATGGTTGCCGCAGGTCTTGTTGAATTTTCTGGAGGTAAATTCTTAACATTTGATTGTGGGATGTGGGCTGCTTTTCGCAATGAAGCTGAGATCCTAGGAACGGATGGTCGAATTGTCATCCCAAATGCTTTTACGGGCGGTTTAGAAGGATATGAACTGATTACAGGGAATGGTAGCGAAACGATTGAAGTAAAAGACGTTAATCATTATGCCTTGCAAGCAGATTCATTCGCACAGGCCGTGTGGAAAGAAAAATCGTTGCTATTTGGAGCTGACGATGCAGTTGCAAATATGAAAGTGTTAGATGCATGTTTAATTTCACAAGAAAACCGTAAACGGATTGAATTAGGAGGAGAACGATGA